Part of the Bacillus sp. THAF10 genome is shown below.
ATTAAAACGGTAATAACGCCAACGATGCTTGTAACAGGCTCCAATGCAGCAAACGTTCCAGTCATTGGTACTCTAAGAAGTCCAAAACCTGCTAGCATGGCAGCGAAAAATAATAAGACTCGTTCCATGTGACACCCTCCTTTCCCTTTGCTACCACTATATGTATCTAGGCTTAAACTTGTCAGCGCTTTCAAAAAATAAAATAAAATTACTCTTTTCTTTATGAGTGTTGCTTTTAATCAGGAAAAAGTCAGCTTTAGGACCTTTTCTAATCCTCAGATAAGCTAAATTACATATTTATATCTCCTTGTTCGAAAAGAGCACGACAGCACATGGTTTACGGGATTCTTAAAAATACGTAGTAGCAACTAAGTTTGCGAAAACAGCCAATAAAAAAGAAGCTGGTACAAAATTTAAAACACAAACAAAAAGACGAACAATATTAATGCCGGCATTAAATACCGCTATTGATTTCCGTGCAAGACTTCGCTTTCCGCGAGTGACCCGTGAGCCTCCTCGGCTTCGCCTGCGGGGTCTCACATTGGCCACTTCTCTAAGTAGGAGTCTACGTCTTGCACTCCAATCAACCGCTGGTGTCGTTTAAGCAGTAAAAGCATATTTTAATACTAAAAAAACCGAACTGATTTGATCAAATACTCCAATCAGTTCGATTTTTACTTAGGGTAGAACTCTTTTGTCCCAGCATCATCTACATTAATTAATTCATTTCTAACGGCCTTAAACTTTTCTCAATTTCCTCACGCTTCTGCTCTAAAAATGGCGGAAGTGCTAACGTTTGTCCTAACGAATCTTGTGACTCATCCACATCAAACCCAGGGGTATCGGTAGAAAGCTCAAAAAGAATTCCGTTGGGCTCTCTAAAATAAAGTGCTTTAAAGTAATACCTTTCCACTTCTCCGGAATTAGGCAATCTGGTTTGTTTAATCCGCTGTACCCATTGCTGGTACTCTTCTTCATTGGGAATACGAAAAGCAACGTGATGAGCCCCGCCACGACCTAAGCGTTCTTTCGGCAAATCTGGTCTTACTTCGATATGAACCTCAGCGCCTGAACCGCCTTCTCCTGTAGCAAACACCTCTATATCAGGAAAATCCCCTTTTAAAGATGGGTACGAGCCAACATAGCGAAATCCTAAAATGTTCTTAAGAATACTTGTGGTAGGAGGGGCTGATTTTACCGTCAGGGTAACCGGACCTAACCCGAAGATTGCGTGCTCTATCGGGATATCCTTATGCTCCCAAGGAATTCCAGCTGACACACCTTCTTCGTGGTTATCTGCTACAAGAAGTAGCTTTGTTCCTTCAAAGTCTTCAAAGGATAAAGTATCTCGATTTGCTCTTTTTTCTATCTCACCGTGTTTTACGTTAAACTTCTCAAATCGTTGTTTCCAAAAGTGTAAAGATTCTGTTGTAGGAACTCTTAGGGAAGTTTGAGATATGCTAGATGTTCCTTCGTAATTCCTGCCAAGACTCGGTATATCAAAAAAGGTTATTTCGGTACCTGGACTACCCTTTGCGTCGCCATAAAATAGGTGATAAGAGGAGGTATTGTCCTGATTTACTGTTTTTTTTACAAGGCGCATACCAAGAATTTTTGTGAAAAATAGATAGTTATTCTCAGCTTTTGCTGTTAACAAAGAAACATGGTGCAATCCTAATAGGTTCATTATGCATTGCTCCTTTATATGGAATATTATCTTGAATTCAAGATAATTATATCATGATTAGTTTGAGTGAACAAATTTTAGAAAAATGCAAATTTTTAAGGTTTTTTTTGCATTTTTATTGCTAAATCGTTCATTTCAAAATATATTTATAATATAAATATGCAGGAGAGTGATGAGAACTTGGATAGTATACCCTATGACTCGATAATTTTATTAGGGGCATTGTTAATATTATCAGGATATTTTTCCGCATCGGAAACAGCCATTACGAGCGTGAATAAAGTGCGCCTTCGTAATCAGGCAGACAACAATGCTAGAGCAAAACGCTCCTTAAAAATGGCGGAGAACTTTGATCAAAGCATTTCTACCATTCTAATCGGTAATAATATTGTAAATATTGCGCTTGCTACCATCGCGACAAGCATCGCCACCCAAATTTATGGGACAACAGGTAGTACGCTTGCGATAACAACAGCTGTTATCACCGTTTTAGTCCTTATTTTTGGAGAAATTTTGCCAAAATCATTAGCAAAGCAATTTGCCGAAAAGTATCTATTAGTAATATCAGCTTCTTTAATGACAGTCATGAAGCTCTTTTATCCGATCACCTGGTTATTCGTGCAGCTAAGACGTGGTCTTAACGTTCTATTTGGGAATGGCAAAGAAGAACCGACAGTGACAGAGGAAGACGTCATTGCGATGGTGGAAATCGGAGAAGAGGAAGGGACATTTCTCACACAGGAAAAAGAGTTGCTTCATAATGCAATTGCTTTCGATGATATTGTGGTCAAAGATATCTTAACACCAAGACCTGATGTTGTCGCAGTTTCAAATGAAACCTCCATTGAAGAAATTAAAGATATTTTTATAAAAGAACAATATTCACGTTTACCATTATACGAGAACTCTATAGATAATATAATCGGCGTTATTTCACATAGAGACTTTTTCGCACAATATGTACAAAATCCGGATTTTTCCTTAGAAGAGATCGCCAGAAAGCCATATTTTGTTATTGGTTCTGCAAAGATATCCAACCTCCTAAAAGAACTGCAAACTTCACAAAATCATTTGGCCATCGTGCTGGATGAGTATGGGGGAACCGCAGGGATCATTTCGATTGAGGATATTATTGAGGAAATTGTCGGGGAGATCTGGGATGAGCATGACGAAAACGAAAATTTAGTAGAAGTGCTTGACGAACAAAAATTCCGAATGGACGGCAGGCTACCTGTAGAGGATTTCTCAGAGCTCTTGCAGTTTGATGTTGAGGAAACAACGGCCAATACTTTAGGTGGCTGGATATCTGATATGCTTGGCTATCTTCCGAAAAAGGGAGAGCGAGTCGAGTATGAAAGCTTTGTCATTCTTATTGAAGAAGTGAAAAAGCACCGCATTCAAAAGGTTGTTGTCGAAAGAAATTTGGATATTGTTTATTCCGCATAAATATAAAAAGCCTAAACCAAATGAAAAATATGGTTTGGGCTTTTTTGATGTTGGCATTCTCATTCCTCATTCTATATAATCGAACAGGAGGAAGTGATAGTTTATGATGAACAAAACGATTGGTTTTATTGGTAGCGGAAAAATGGCTGAGGCGATTATTGGTGGACTAGTTAAATCAGAGATAACCCAAGCATCTGCCATATACGCAAGTGCAAAAACTGAAGAAACCGTAACGAAAATGAGAACAAAATTCGGCATTAATACTACCACAAATAATGTAGAAGTGGCAGAACACGCGAATATTATAATTCTAGCTGTGAAACCAGATTTACATGCAAGTGTGGTTGAAGAAATAGCAGACAGAGTAAAATCGGATGCATTAATTGTGACGATAGCAGCAGGTATTACGTTATCCTTTCTGGAGCAAGCGTTTGGCAAGGGTATAAAGGCTGTACGAGTAATGCCTAATACCCCTTCTCTAGTTGGTGAAGGAATGAGCGTCATTTGTGCGAACGACCGAGTAGAAGAGGAAGAATTAAAGGCAGTTATTCGTCTCTTTGAAAGCTTTGGAAAAGCAGAAGTTCTACCTGAAAAACTAATGGATGCAGTGCCAGCAGTTAGTGGATCCTCTCCAGCCTATGTGTACATGTTTATCGAGGCATTGGCAGATGGAGCTGTAAAACAAGGCATAGGCCGAAAGCAAGCATACACGCTTGCTGCCCAAGCAGTGTTGGGTGCAGCGAAAATGGTGCTTGAAACAGGTAATCACCCAGGTGAATTAAAGGACAATGTATGCACACCTGGTGGTGCCACGATTGAAGCAGTCGCTGCCCTAGAAAAAAATGGACTCCGTGCTGCAGTTCTGGCTGCAATGGATGCCTGTACCGAAAAATCAAAAGCGTTGAAGGACTCGTGAAAAAAATATACCCCATAAGATGTGATGGGGTATATTTTTTCTTATTTAAACAACTCCAAAAACTCCCCATAGCCTTCCTCTTCCAGCTTATCCTTTGGAACAAACCGAAGCGCGGCTGAATTGATACAATATCGAAGTCCGGTTGGATCAGGGCCATCATCAAAAACATGGCCTAAGTGAGCATCACCAAGCTTACTCCGCACCTCAATTCTAGTTTGAAAAAGTCCTTGGTCTTCTAATTCCACAATGTTTTCCTCCACAAGCGGCTTGGTGAAGCTCGGCCAGCCTGTACCGGAGTCGTATTTGTCTGTTGAGCTAAAAAGTGCTTCTCCAGAGATAAGATCCACATAAATTCCTTCTTTTTCAGAATCCCAAAATTCATTATTAAAGGGCTCTTCCGTTCCATCTTCCTGTGTCACGTGGAACTGTTCAGGAGTTAACACGTATCTTAATTCTTCTTTAGATAAATGCAGGTAGGTCTCATTGTCCTCAATGGCGGAGACACTAACTGTTTTATCGTCACCCCAAACCTCTTCTATGAACGCGTCTCGACCGGAGTTTTCGCGATAGTATTTGTAGCGGATAGAGTTTTGGAGGTAATAATCCTGATGGTAATCCTCGGCTACGTAAAAGGTTTCTGCACTAGTAATTTCCGTCACAATTGGCTTATCAAACCGGCCTGAATCTTCAAGTTCTTTTAACGATTTTTCGGCGAGTTCCTTTTGTTTATCGTCATGATAAAAAATACCAGAACGATATGGTGTGCCTCTATCAACAAATTGACCATCATCATCAGTGGGATCCACCTGTCTCCAAAATACCTCTAAAAGTGTCTCATAATCTATGATGTTAGGATTATAGGAAACAATGACGGCTTCTACATGTCCTGTATCTCCTGTGGTTACCTGGTCATAAGCGGGGGTTTCCACAGTCCCACCAGTATATCCAGACACAACCTCGTATACACCAGGTAAATCCTCAAACGGTGGTTCCATACACCAGAAGCACCCTCCTGCAAACGTTGCGTAAGCTCGATCTTCGCTTTCGTTTAAATCATAGGGAATACTACCAAGCGATTTTTGGGTTAAGGCGGCATATATCTTGGGTATAAACAAATAGGCACCTATGCACACAACCGCTAACATAATCCACATCATGTATTTTTTCATCACAAACAAACTCCTTTTTGAAGTTTTCTTATTTCCATTATAATGTATGAGAACCGTTTTCAATAATAATAAGCGGTTTGCTGCAAAATTTTCCAAGTTTTGATTTATGTGTGTTTCTATATTAATATGATAGTAGATTTGATTGAAAAATCATGTTCAACGATGGAGGACTTCAATGAATATATTTTTAACTGGTGCTACTGGTTTTTTAGGAGGAAGATTGGTACAAAACCTCTTAGAACAAGAGCATACTGTCTTTATACTTGCACGGAACCTTGAGAAAGCGGAAGGCATGAAAGCAAGATTACCACACTCATTTCAAGAGAGAGTGCATATCATTCAGGGCGATATTGTTCAACACAATTTAGGGATTGCTAAAGAAATGGTTAAGAAATTGATAAATAATATAGATGTTTTTTATCACCTTGCCGCACTCGTAAAGTTTGATCATGATTTACGCGATACGCTCATGCTATTAAACTATGAAGGAACGAAAAATGCTATTACATTCGCCCATGAGATCAAAGCTTCCACGTTTTTTCACGTGAGCACGGCATATACTGTGGGCACTTCAAATAAAGGCAATGAAACATTATATGATGTAAATCAGGAATTTAATAATCCGTATGAGGAAAGCAAGGCATTAGCTGAGAATGAAGTAATGAAGTATAGCGATAAGATGAATGTTTCCATATTCAGGCCGGCCATTATTGTAGGCGATTCCAAAACTGGAGAAGCAGACTCGACCTTTACCTTGTATGGCTTTATGAGAGGCTTAGAGCTGTTTAAAAAACGGTTGGAAAGAAAGAATTATCCTGGTAAAGTACACCTTATTGGATCAAAGGATGGTACTTCCAATCTCGTACCTGTGGATTATGTTGCGGACATCCTAACATTGGCGGCAAAAAGGGCGGAAAGAAACAAAATTTATAACATCACCAACCCCGCTCCTCCTACTAATAGGGAGATTTTAGAGACGATTAAATATCATCTTAACTTTGAATCATTAGGAATCTATGAAAAAGGGACAAGTTTTTCCCTCACTCCAGTGGAAGAACAATTAAACAAAATGATTGACGTTTTTGGACCTTATTTGGATAGAAGTATTCACTTTGAGGATAGAAATACGCAAGGGCTGTTAAAAGAAAGCCCAATCGCACACTTGAATATGACAAATGAAATCTTAGAAATTATTGTTCGCGCCTATTTTTCACAAGAAAAAGATGCTATAAAGCTATAAGGAAAAGGAGTGGAAAGCTAATTCCACTCCTTTTTTGTATGTATCCTTACACCGTTTTCTCTAACACATTGCTTTTTTTCATTTGAGCAGGAAGAGACAGGACAAGTGATTTTTTGAACAAGCTACTTTTATATATCACATCCCCACCGTGAGCAAGAATAAGAGTATAAGCGTGGTAAAGGGAAGGGTCGGATTGATTATCAAGTATCGCAGAAAGGTGCTCAAACGATTTTCCTTGCTCATTTTGCATAAAGCCCTTAGATAACTCGACTTCAAACATCACTTCATTTTGATGTAGATAGTGATGAATGGTTAGGTTTTTTCTACTACCATGATCGATGCAATTTTTGAGTAGAGTTAACATAGCCTCCGATAACATATTCATATTCCCTCTAATTCTAAAACTTCGACTGCTGTTAATTTTTATTGTTGATTGTTGGTTTTCTGCGTATGCTTTTAAAGAACTCATCACGTTATTTAACAAATCAGTGGAAGAGATACTTCTCGATGGTGGGGGTTCTACTTTTGCCAATTTGAAGTAAGATAGAAATATTTTCTCCGCTCTATGTAATTCTTTTAAAATAATGGGGACATATTCTTTATTCGTTTTATTTTGCTCTGCACCCAAAATCTCCGTAAAGCCTTTTACAAGGGTTAGTGGTTTATGCACTTCTTCTGAAATATCATCTGCTAAGGTGTTAATATGGTGTAGCTTTCTAAGTTTTTTTATTTGTATTTGTAGTTCATCTAAGGTGCAGAAGTACTCAACTAAGTAAAAAACGAGCATGGTATAGGCAATAACAAGGAAACCTGAGGAAATGACTTGAAACACATAACCCATCATATTTGTTGGAAGGGGACTCTTCTCAGTTAAAATAGGTAAAAGATGTTCAAGGACGTGAAAGGAAAAAGCAATAAAAGAAATAATCAATGCAATTTGGTATTTCGTTGATTTACTGAAATTGCGCCATTTGTCTTGTACAAAAAAGGGAATCAATAAGATGCAAGGAGTAAACAAATAGGTTTGTAGAAAGCTTGGTGGAACTGATGAGTAAAAAGGATAGATAAAAACAGCTCCAAGAGTTAAAAATCCAGCCAAAAATCCGCTATATAATACAGCCATCAAAATAGGAATAAAGGCAAAATGAAGGACTATATTATCCGAAATGGTGATAGGAAAAAGTATACATAGAATCGAGGAAGCAGAACAAAACAAAAATGCAAAAAGCTGGCGAATAAACGCAGATGGCGTTGCTTGACGTTTATAAACGAACTCATAATAAAATACAAGAGGGACGACCATAAAGAATAATTGTAGTAAAATATCTTTCAGTACATTCATTACTAAACCCCTTATCGTGTTGGCAATTGCAATAGGTACTAATAATTTCAAATTACCATAAATAGAAAGAAAATTCTAGACAATTCAAAAAAATTGTAGAAACTTGGAGGAATAAAAAGATGAAGGAGAAGGTCATCACACTATACAAAATGCTGTGGAATAACCGTTCGATGGAGAGTGGAAAAGCGATGGACGAGATAGAAATGCTTCATCAGGCAATCCGCGTAGAATTGTTGGATGAATTAACACATCCAAGAACAAGAAAGCAGCCATCCGATAAATACCTATTAGCCATGAAAAGAATTCTCCATTCTCCATTAAAGGAAGCAGAACAGCTTGCACTTATTAGAGAATTTACTTTCGTATTTGAGCAAATAAAAAAAGAAGGCTGACCAACAGATTTGTCGAAGGTCAGCCTCTTTATAGTCCGAAAATGGAGCGGAACATATTTTTTCGTTTTGTCTTTGAAGGATTTTCATAATCAAAAACCAAAGGGGGATCCTCTGTTGGTGCAGACTTCCCATTGGACTTATCGAGCTTTTGTTCTAGCATTTCTACTTTTTTTGTCAATTCTTCAATTTCCTTTCTTTGCTGAAGAAGCTGATAAGATACAACCTCGTCTGCCTTCTGATGCAATAGCTGCTCTGTGCGCATAATTCTTTCCGTTAAAGCCTTTATTTCTTTCCCTGTCTGTGAAGGCCCTCTTGTCAGGCTTTCTTCTATTTCAGTTTCTTCCTCTATCTCTACCATTTCCATTGTCCCAGCGGTCTCTGAACTACCTTTCATGGTTTCTAATAATGCTATTGCTTCCTCGTCATAAACATAGTGGCCATAATCGTTCTTTGTACAAGGTATTTCATACTTCTTTACCCATTTTCGGACGGTTCTTGGAGCCATTCCTAATTCTTTTGCCACTTCATGTGTTTTTAATAGCATTCCATATCCCTCCCTTTGTACTTAGACTATTTATACATTTTTCCTTGAATTCCTTCACACTAGACAAAACTAGTTATTGTTCGCCAAAACTAGTGAGGATATAACAATGGATATGTCTATATGCACATCTTTTGTCAATTATTCCTAATCAAATATTCCTAGATAACTATTAAAAAAGGATTACGGATGGACCTAAACCTTTTATAATAGAAAGACAAAGGTCTTTAGTCTCTTTGACATACAAACGCATCTATTGTAATCTGAATTTTTAGAAATCTATCCATCATTTGACTTACATATCGTCTTCTTATAAGCGAAAATAGAATATAGCGAAGGAATGATCCATATGATACATCTTAATCAAACCACTGCGAATACAACAAAAATGGATATAGGAAGCAAAATAAAATTTTTTCGCATACAAAAAAATCTGAAGCAGGAAGATCTGGCAAAAGGAATCATTTCTGTTTCCTACTTATCAAAAATTGAAAATAACCTCACTTCCCCTAGCGAAGAGGTACTCCAACTTTTATGCAAACGACTGGATGTAAGCTTAGCTGAACAACAGGATGAGAACATTTTCGAAGAACTTTTATCCTGGTACAAGTCGATGATGTCAAGTAGAGGAGAAAAGGTTCACACCTTGTATGAAGAATTCTCCAATAAGATACAATCTGCAGATACAAAAACCTATATGTATTTTGTGCTTTTTGAACTAAGGTATTATCTATACATGAAAAACCTTTCTCATTCTAAAAAGCTTATAGAAAAGCTTCAGCAGTTTATGGATGTTTTTGACGTACCAATGCATTACTATTTTCAAAAGTTTTATTCGATTTTTGAATACAATCATAATAACTTCAATGAATCGTTGGTGCATCTGAAAAAGGCGGAGCAGCTACTACATCGTAACCCCATCATTGACAAGTTTGAAGAAGCCGATTTGTTTTACTTGTTTGGATTAACGTATAGTCAAACGATGAAAGTCCCACTCAGTATTACCTACACCACCAAAGCACTCCAAGCATTTCAATCAATTTATGATTTTAAAAGAAGTGCAGAATGTCAGGTGCTTTTAGGAATTTCCTACCGGAGAATAGGAGAGTATGATCGTTCTGAAGAAAGCTACATACTTGCGCAAAAGCTTTCTGAATCTCTAGGTAACTCGTATTTACAGGAGCTTATTTATCATAACCTTGGGAAGTTATATGCTATGCAAAATCAACAGACAGAGGCGATTAGAGAATATGAAAAAAGCTACGACCTTTCCAAAAATGAAATTTCCCTAAGAAATGTAAACTCTGTTTATTGCATTCTATTAGAATATGACAAAATGGGAAATCAACTGCAATGTAAAAAATGGCTGCAAATAGGGAAGGATTTACTTAAATACCATCAGGATGATATTGAATACCATTTATATTTTACCTTCCATGAATGCATTCTTTTAGGGGAATATGACCGGTTCGATGAGATTTTTCAGGAAAAGGGTTTACCGTATTTTCAAGATAAGGGCATCCAAGAACCTATTATCATCTATTCAGAAATCCTTGCTCAATATTTTGAGAGTACCTATAAATACAAAAAAGCAAGCTATTATTACTCCATGTGCTATAGAGAGCTTAAGAAACAAACATTTTTACAGTAGGGAGGTAGGACCATGAAAAAGAAGCTTATTGTTGCAACTTTAGCTGTATTTTTTCTTTACGGAGGTGTTATTGGAACAGTGATGCAAGTAGCTCCATCTCAACAAGAAATGCACCTAGTTACAAAAGATATGCATCCAGAACCAATCGAAACTGTGTAATTTGAAGAAAAATCAAAATGTCTACAAAGCGGAGAGAATCAAAGAAGTTTCTAACTGGTGATTGGAGCAAAAGGCGGAGACTCCCGCGAGAGGAGACCCAGCAAGGCGAAGCGTGAAGAGGCTTCCAAATCGCCCTGAAGGCCGTGGAGCTTTTTTAGCAGAAATTGAAAGCTAGTACTCAAATCAGAGGCTGCCCAAAGTAAACTATTTATGACTTTGGGCGGCCCTTTTTTTCATGGTGAAAATTGTTTGAATTCAAGATATATGGGTAAAGGATAATGTAGCAGGAAATAGTAAATTGAACATGAAACAAAAAAAGGAGAGGTTTGGGAAATGGAGACAAACGTAAAGTTAGCCATTATCTATTATAGCTCCACTGGTACAAACTATAAGCTAGCACAAACAGCAAAGGATGCGGCAGAATCTATTGGTGCCCAAGTAAGGCTTTTAAAAGTGAAGGAAACCGCTCCAAAGGAAGCCATTGAGTCTAATGCTGCATGGAGTAAGCATTATGAGGAAACAAAGGATGTTCCAGAAGCAAGCTTGGATGATTTAGAGTGGGCAGATGCGTATCTTTTCTCCGTACCAACTAGATATGGAACCTTGCCTTCTCAAATGAAGTCATTTTTAGATACCACAGGCGGCCTTTGGGCTCAAGGGAAACTCGCGAATAAAGTGGCAAGTGCCATGACCTCTGCGAGCAACCCCCATGGAGGACAAGAGCAAACTATTTTAAATTTATACACGATCATGTACCACTGGGGAGTAATCGTCGCTGCTCCAGGCTACACAGACAGCGTTATCTTTGAAACTGGCGGAAATCCATATGGAACAAGTGTAACAGCAGATCAAGATGGCAACTGGAAAGATGATGTAGCCGCAGCCGTCACCCATCAGACAAAAAGAACGCTTCAGGTAGCTTCTGCAATAAAACATGGAATGCAATAGAAAAAACACCTGTCATTTGCTGTGACAGGTGTTTTCTTAGATTCGGGTTTTGAATTTTTTTAATAAATAGGACCGCTGAACAAACAGATAGGCCAAATAAACCGTCACACAAAAAATCGCTGCAATCATATTAAATAGCATTCCGCCAATGTAGATAAGTCCTTCTGCATGATAGGTGAGAAAATACCAAACACTTGTCGTGATAAACCACGTAAGAATAATAAAGGAAAGACTGATGCTGGTGTGAAAAAAGAAGGCACCTTTTCGAACCACCATGTAGGAGACATAAAGATAACTCACCAAAACAGATGAAACAATGGCTAACACATTCAGCAGCATAATGTAATCATACATCTCCATGTTAAAACTCCTTTGGAAGGGGGAGACCCTTTTTTAAAGTATATTAAAGGACAAAATTAGGAGTGAGTGACAAAGCAAAATATTTGCATAATCTCACCATTAGAGGATAATTAAAGTATTCTAAAAATGGAAGGTGAGAGAGAATGAAAAGTTTAGCATCTACAACTACACTACATAATGGCGTTAAAATGCCTTGGTTTGGTCTTGGGGTATTTAAGGTTGAAGAAGGCCAACAGGTGGAAGATTCCGTAAGAATGGCGATCAATGCAGGCTATAAAAGCATTGATACTGCAGCGATTTACAAGAATGAAGAAGGTGTCGGAAAGGCAATCAAAGAGTCAGATGTTCCCCGTGAAGAACTTTTCATTACTACAAAGGTTTGGAATGCTGATCAAGGCTATGAATCTACCCTACAAGCATTTGAGGATAGCATGCAAAAGCTAGGCCTTGATTATTTAGATCTTTATCTTGTTCACTGGCCGGTAAAAGGGAAGTATGTGGATACTTGGAAGGCACTGGAGAAGCTTTATAAGGACGGAAAAGTGAAAGCAATTGGGGTAAGTAACTTCCAAATCCATCATTTGCAGGATATTTTAGATGTGGCGGAAATAAAGCCAATGGTTAACCAAGTTGAGTACCATCCGAAGCTCTCTCAAGTAGAACTTTTAAACTTCTGTAAAGAAAACGGGATTCAGCTTGAGGCATGGTCACCATTAATGCAAGGTCAGCTTCTTGATAACGAAGTACTTGCAAGTATAGCGGCTACCCACAACAAATCCGTTGCCCAAGTAATTCTTCGCTGGGATCTTCAGAACGGTGTGGTAACGATTCCTAAATCCGTCAAGGAGCATCGCATTAGAGAAAATGCCGATATCTTCGACTTTGAGTTATCTGTTGAAGAAATGCAGAAAATTAATGGTTTGAATGAAGACAAACGAGTTGGTCCAGATCCTGACAATTTTGACTTCTAATGAAAAAAGCTACCACGCAGATTGAATGTGTGGTAGCTTTTTTGATTGGATTAGTTTAGGGCACACCTAGTGAAAACTAAGGTGGCTGAAAAACCGTCAAGCTGGCTGGAAAATCTAAAATGTGGCTGGAAAATCCAAAAAGTGGCCGAAAAATATAAATTGTTGCTGGAAAATCCA
Proteins encoded:
- the proC gene encoding pyrroline-5-carboxylate reductase, with protein sequence MNKTIGFIGSGKMAEAIIGGLVKSEITQASAIYASAKTEETVTKMRTKFGINTTTNNVEVAEHANIIILAVKPDLHASVVEEIADRVKSDALIVTIAAGITLSFLEQAFGKGIKAVRVMPNTPSLVGEGMSVICANDRVEEEELKAVIRLFESFGKAEVLPEKLMDAVPAVSGSSPAYVYMFIEALADGAVKQGIGRKQAYTLAAQAVLGAAKMVLETGNHPGELKDNVCTPGGATIEAVAALEKNGLRAAVLAAMDACTEKSKALKDS
- a CDS encoding MerR family transcriptional regulator; the encoded protein is MLLKTHEVAKELGMAPRTVRKWVKKYEIPCTKNDYGHYVYDEEAIALLETMKGSSETAGTMEMVEIEEETEIEESLTRGPSQTGKEIKALTERIMRTEQLLHQKADEVVSYQLLQQRKEIEELTKKVEMLEQKLDKSNGKSAPTEDPPLVFDYENPSKTKRKNMFRSIFGL
- a CDS encoding HAMP domain-containing sensor histidine kinase, whose translation is MNVLKDILLQLFFMVVPLVFYYEFVYKRQATPSAFIRQLFAFLFCSASSILCILFPITISDNIVLHFAFIPILMAVLYSGFLAGFLTLGAVFIYPFYSSVPPSFLQTYLFTPCILLIPFFVQDKWRNFSKSTKYQIALIISFIAFSFHVLEHLLPILTEKSPLPTNMMGYVFQVISSGFLVIAYTMLVFYLVEYFCTLDELQIQIKKLRKLHHINTLADDISEEVHKPLTLVKGFTEILGAEQNKTNKEYVPIILKELHRAEKIFLSYFKLAKVEPPPSRSISSTDLLNNVMSSLKAYAENQQSTIKINSSRSFRIRGNMNMLSEAMLTLLKNCIDHGSRKNLTIHHYLHQNEVMFEVELSKGFMQNEQGKSFEHLSAILDNQSDPSLYHAYTLILAHGGDVIYKSSLFKKSLVLSLPAQMKKSNVLEKTV
- the msrA gene encoding peptide-methionine (S)-S-oxide reductase MsrA, with translation MKKYMMWIMLAVVCIGAYLFIPKIYAALTQKSLGSIPYDLNESEDRAYATFAGGCFWCMEPPFEDLPGVYEVVSGYTGGTVETPAYDQVTTGDTGHVEAVIVSYNPNIIDYETLLEVFWRQVDPTDDDGQFVDRGTPYRSGIFYHDDKQKELAEKSLKELEDSGRFDKPIVTEITSAETFYVAEDYHQDYYLQNSIRYKYYRENSGRDAFIEEVWGDDKTVSVSAIEDNETYLHLSKEELRYVLTPEQFHVTQEDGTEEPFNNEFWDSEKEGIYVDLISGEALFSSTDKYDSGTGWPSFTKPLVEENIVELEDQGLFQTRIEVRSKLGDAHLGHVFDDGPDPTGLRYCINSAALRFVPKDKLEEEGYGEFLELFK
- a CDS encoding ring-cleaving dioxygenase, producing the protein MNLLGLHHVSLLTAKAENNYLFFTKILGMRLVKKTVNQDNTSSYHLFYGDAKGSPGTEITFFDIPSLGRNYEGTSSISQTSLRVPTTESLHFWKQRFEKFNVKHGEIEKRANRDTLSFEDFEGTKLLLVADNHEEGVSAGIPWEHKDIPIEHAIFGLGPVTLTVKSAPPTTSILKNILGFRYVGSYPSLKGDFPDIEVFATGEGGSGAEVHIEVRPDLPKERLGRGGAHHVAFRIPNEEEYQQWVQRIKQTRLPNSGEVERYYFKALYFREPNGILFELSTDTPGFDVDESQDSLGQTLALPPFLEQKREEIEKSLRPLEMN
- a CDS encoding hemolysin family protein; the protein is MDSIPYDSIILLGALLILSGYFSASETAITSVNKVRLRNQADNNARAKRSLKMAENFDQSISTILIGNNIVNIALATIATSIATQIYGTTGSTLAITTAVITVLVLIFGEILPKSLAKQFAEKYLLVISASLMTVMKLFYPITWLFVQLRRGLNVLFGNGKEEPTVTEEDVIAMVEIGEEEGTFLTQEKELLHNAIAFDDIVVKDILTPRPDVVAVSNETSIEEIKDIFIKEQYSRLPLYENSIDNIIGVISHRDFFAQYVQNPDFSLEEIARKPYFVIGSAKISNLLKELQTSQNHLAIVLDEYGGTAGIISIEDIIEEIVGEIWDEHDENENLVEVLDEQKFRMDGRLPVEDFSELLQFDVEETTANTLGGWISDMLGYLPKKGERVEYESFVILIEEVKKHRIQKVVVERNLDIVYSA
- a CDS encoding SDR family oxidoreductase, which produces MNIFLTGATGFLGGRLVQNLLEQEHTVFILARNLEKAEGMKARLPHSFQERVHIIQGDIVQHNLGIAKEMVKKLINNIDVFYHLAALVKFDHDLRDTLMLLNYEGTKNAITFAHEIKASTFFHVSTAYTVGTSNKGNETLYDVNQEFNNPYEESKALAENEVMKYSDKMNVSIFRPAIIVGDSKTGEADSTFTLYGFMRGLELFKKRLERKNYPGKVHLIGSKDGTSNLVPVDYVADILTLAAKRAERNKIYNITNPAPPTNREILETIKYHLNFESLGIYEKGTSFSLTPVEEQLNKMIDVFGPYLDRSIHFEDRNTQGLLKESPIAHLNMTNEILEIIVRAYFSQEKDAIKL